The genomic region TTTTCCGCTCACGAAAACACCTCTTGATTTCTCTTCAGCTAGATAAGACCGTCTTTGTCCTTCGATACTTTTGGGAAAAGCTCCGTCACGTTCTCAAAAACAATTTGAGTAAATTCCTCAAGAGACAGTCCCCGGAGCTTCGAAATAAGTTTGGCCACGTAAACTACATTGCACGGCTCATTCGGTTTCCCCCTCTGGGGCACCGGCGCCAAGTAAGGAGAATCCGTCTCGTAAAGAAGCCTCTCAATGGGAATTCTGGCCGCCGCGTCCCTTACCTCCTCGGCCCTCTTGAAAGTCACTATGCCGGAGAAGGAAATAAAAAAACCGAGATCAAGATACTTTTTCGCCGTTTCGTAATCCCCTGAAAAACAGTGGATAACTCCGGGCATCGGACCGAGATCAGCCTCCCGGAGCATTGAAAGCAGTTCTTCCTCAGCGTCTCTTACGTGAACCACGAATGGTAGATTGCGTCTCCTCGCGAGCTCCATATGCGCCTCAAACGACCTTATCTGATCTTCCCTGGGGGAATTCATGTAGTGATAATCAAGCCCGGTTTCTCCAATCGCCACTACCTTGGGGTCTTCGGCCATCCCCTCAAACTCCCGCATCACCTCTTCATTGAAACTGGAAGCGGAGTGCGGGTGGATTCCAACCGACACGTAAACTCCCCTGTATTTCCTCGAAAGCTCTATGGTGGCAAGCGAGGACTCAATCCCCGTCCCGATGGATATGATCTTCCCGACTCCCTCGGCCGCGGCTTTTGACACGGCGCCCACAGGGTCTTCAATACTGAGCAGATGGGCGTGGGAATCAACCAGCATGCGGTCTATTTCTTCTCCTTAAGGAGACCCGTTACCTCGTCGAGAAACTCGTTTACATCCTTAAACGACCTGTAGACCGAAGCGAACCTTACGTACGCGACCTGATCGATATCATAAAGCTTGTCTATCAGCTTTTTCCCTATCTCTTCGCTTGATATCTCCCGCTCTCCCCTCTCGAGAAGCTCCTTTTCGAAACCGGAGACAAAATCCTCTATGACCTCAGTGCTTACCGGCCTTTTCTCGCACGCCTTGCGCATTCCGGCTATTATCTTGTTGCGGTCAAACTCTTGCCTGCGACCGTCCTTTTTCACCACCATCACCTCGGCATGGTGGATTCTTTCGTATGTGGTGAATCTCTCCTGGCAGTCGTTGCACTCCCTGCGTCTTCTGACGGAAAAACCGTCTTTTCCTTCTCTTGAATCAACTACTCTGGTGTCATCAGATTTGCAGAAAGGGCACTTCATTCTTTTATCCGCCGAGTCTGTGACCGTAAACGGGAAAACGCAGGCACAGTTCCTTCACGTCTTCCTTTATTCTGCCGAGAACCTTTTCATTCTCATGATTGTTAAAAGCTTCCATTATAAAACCTGATATCGCGTCGATTTCCGGTTCCTTCATCCCTCTTGTGGTAATCGCGGGAGTTCCGATCCTTACGCCACTTGTGACCATGGGAGGACGGGGGTCGAAGGGAATAGTGTTTTTATTGACCGTTATGCCCGCCTTCTCAAGCGTCTGTTCAACAACCTGCCCGGTAAACTCCGTCTCCGTGAGATCAACCAGCACCAGGTGGTTATCGGTTCCGCCCGAGACGAGCTTAAGACCCGCGTTTAGGAGATTTTCCCCGAGACGTTGTGCGTTTTTCACTATCTGGCGCTGGTACTCTAAGAACTCGGGCGTAAGAGCCTCCTTGAACGCAACGGCCTTGGCCGCTATGACGTGCATAAGCGGACCGCCCTGGGTTCCGGGAAAAACCCTGCTGTTCACGGTCTTTGCATGCTCTTCCTTCATCATTACCATGCCGCCTCGCGGTCCCCGAAGGGTTTTATGGGTGGTAGTCGTCACGAAATCGCAGTGGGGCACGGGATCCGAGTGAAGTCCGGCGACCACAAGCCCCGCCGGATGCGCTATGTCCGCCAGCAAAAGCGCCCCGCACTCATCCGCTATGCTTCTGAATTTCGCGTAGTCCACATCCCTCGGGTAAGCGCTCCAGCCGGCGATTATGAGTCCCGGGGAGTGTTCCAGGGCAAGCTTCCTCACCTCGTCGTAATCGATTGTTCCCGTTTCCTTTGAAACCCCGTAGGCAACGACGTTGTAGAGCCGTCCCGAAAAATTAACGGGGTGTCCGTGGGTAAGATGTCCTCCGTGGTCAAGCCTCATGCCCAAGACAGTCTCTCCAGGCTTAAGCGCGGCAAAGAACACGGCCATGTTTGCCTGGGCTCCCGAGTGCGGTTGCACATTAACGGCGTCAGCACCGAAAAGCTCAAGGGCCCTCTCTCGCGCCAGATCCTCGGCCACGTCAACGAATTCACAACCTCCGTAATAACGCCTTCCGGGGAGACCTTCGGCATATTTGTTAGTAAGCACAGACCCCATGGCCTCCATGACGGCGTCGCTAACGTAGTTCTCAGACGCTATCATCTCGAGTTTCCATTCCTGGCGCTGTGTTTCCATGCGGATAACTTCCGCTATCTGCTCATCAACCGTCCTTAGATGACTCATCTACTCACCTCGAAACGAAAAAGTATTGTGAAAACGGCTCTCCAGCACCAAGCGCTGTCCTGCGCAACGCCCACGCAATAATGCCGCATCTCGGAAAAAAGCTGCACGATAATTGTGTAAAGTTAAAGTGAGAAACCACGGGATATTCATCTTTCCCAGGGAAAAGAATACCGAATGCCCCGGCAAACCTCAATTTCGTTACAAATGCCGCTCGGGGGAAGGGGAAATCCCCTGGGGGCGGATAAGCCGGGGCGGGGAAATCGCATGTCGAAGACCGCTAAACGGAACGGATACATAGAGATAAAAGGCGCCAGGGAAAACAACCTGAAAAACATAGATGTCCTGATCCCTCAAAACAGGTTCACGGTGGTGACCGGTCTCAGCGGTTCGGGCAAGTCATCCCTCGTGCTTGACACCGTTTACAAAGAAGGGCTCAGGAGGTATATCGACTGCCTTTCAACCTATGCAAGACAGTTTATAGAGAAAGTCGAGCGCCCCGCGATGGACGACATAGAAGGTCTTCCAACCCCGATAGCTATCGAAAGCCGAAACAACGTCATAAATTCCCGTTCCACAGTAGGCACCACAACCGAAATATACGACTATACGAGACTTCTGTTCGCGAAAATCGGAAAAACCCGCTGCCCAGAATGCGGAGAGGAAGTGATGGAACACTCTCCACAGTCCCTCACTCGGCTGCTGCTCGAAAAATTCCCAGGGGAAAGAGCCGTCATCTGCTTTGAGACCGAAGAGGGAGCGGATCTTTCACAATATATGAAAAAAGGCTACTCACGCACCTACCGGAGCGGAAAGACCCGGGATATGGAAAAAAGCTTGGAGGATCCGGACGCAAAGACCCAGGTAGTCACCGCGAGAACCGTTATAGGAGAACGGTCGAAATCGAGGATTACAGAAGCGCTTGAGGCCGCTTTTTCCGAGAGCAGCCGGGCGCTTGTACACATCGTTTTAGGACAGAGCCTGCGTTTCTCAAGAGAACTTCGCTGTGATCTCTGCGACATTGGGTTTGAAAAACCTACCCCGAACACGTTTTCCTTCAACAGTCCCTACGGGGCTTGCGAACGATGCAGCGGATTCGGAAGAAACCTTGAAATCGATCCCGAACTCCTTGTTCCGGACCCCGCTCTCAGTCTCGCCGAAGGGGCAATAGATCCCTTCACGAAAACTTCCTACAGAAAACAGATGAGAAAGCTGCTCGCCTTCGCCGAGGACGCGGGAATAGATACGGAAAAGCCCTTCTCGGAACTTTCGACAAGGGAAAAAGATCTCGTGTTAAACGGAGACGAGTACTACTACGGCGTGAAAGGGTATTTCAAAAGGCTTGAGCGGAAAAATTACAAAACCCACATAAGGGTTTTTCTCTCGAGATACCGCTCCGCGTTTACCTGCGAGGACTGCGGGGGAAGCAGGCTCAAGGAAAAAGCCCTCAACGTGCGGATAGAGGGGGAAAACATATTCCATCTCTCCGAGATGTCCGTAAAGGATCTGAAGTCCTGGTTTGACCGCTTGACCCTGTCCGCTTATGAACTGGAGATCGCCGCCGACATAATAAAGGAAATAAATTCACGGCTGGATTTTCTTATCCACGTGGGGCTTGATTACCTGACCCTCTCAAGGCTCACCCGCACCCTCTCGGGCGGAGAAGCGCAGAGGATAAATTTTGCCTGCCAGATGAGTTCGCGGCTTACCGAGACCCTGTATATTCTGGACGAGCCCTCGATCGGTCTGCACGCAAGAGACATGAGCCGGCTCAATTCGCTGATAAGAGAACTCCGGGGGAGAAACAACACCATCATACTCATAGAGCACGATCTTGACACCGTAAAGTCCGCAGACTACATAGTGGAACTCGGTCCCCGGGCGGGAGACGGCGGGGGAGAGGTCGTGTATCAGGGGACCCTGAAGAGTTTCCTGCGTTCGGCGAAGAACTCGACCACGAAAAAATACCTCGCAAACGAAAAGAAAATAGAAGTTCCCGGCTCCCGCAGAGAGACCACCGGCAACTCAATAAACGTAATCGGCGCAAGCGAAAATAACCTCAAGAACATAAACGTCCGTTTTCCCCTTGGAACCCTCTCGTGCGTAACCGGGGTCTCGGGTTCGGGGAAAAGCTCGCTTGTAAACGACATCCTGCATAACGCTCTTCTAAGAAAATTCAGGAGGAAGGCCGAAAGGGTCGGAAAACACGAACGTATAGAAGGCGCAGAGTATATAGACGACGTGATAATTCTTGATCAGGCGAGCATAGGAAGAACCTCGAGGTCAAATCCCGTCACTTACATAAAGGTTTACGACGACATACGCAAAATCCTCGCCGGGCACTACCAGGCGAAACTTCGCAAGCTTACCCCGTCGCATTTTTCCTTCAACGTCAGGGGAGGCCGCTGCGAGAAATGTATGGGCGAGGGAAGTCACAGGGTCGAGATGCACTTTCTCGCCGACGTCATGGTGACGTGCGAGGAATGCGGAGGAAAAAGGTTTGGAAAAGAGGTTCTGGCCTACAGGTACAAGGGGAAAAACATAGACGACATCCTTAACCTCACTGTCGATCAGGCCATGGGGTTTTTCTCGGGAAACCCGGCCGTTACCAGAAAGCTCAAGGTTCTAAAGGATGTCGGATGCGGTTATCTGAGGCTCGGACAGCCCGCAACAACACTGTCGGGAGGAGAAGCCCAGAGGATAAAGATAGCCCGGGAACTCTCGAAAAAAGAAAAAAACAACATTCTCTACATCCTTGACGAACCCACGGTCGGACTTCACATCGACGACATAGGAAAACTCCTCGACGTTCTTAACAGGCTTGTCGACGCCGGCAACAGCGTAATAGTCATAGAGCACAACCTTGAGATGATAAAATGCGCGGATTATGTAGTTGACCTCGGACCTGAGGGAGGAGATAACGGGGGACGCATAGTGGCCTCCGGTACTCCGGAACAGGTTGCTTCGGTAGAAAACTCTTATACCGGAGAGCACCTGAGACCGCTTCTCGGTTAGCCGGATTATATATTTTTTCGACATGGGGTAGAATAGAACCTTAAAAATAATCTTGTCGGAGAGAAAAAATGCTTGCAGACAGAAAAATACCTTTCAGCGAATCCAAGGAAGAAGAGTGGGAAATTCTTAAACAGAAGACCGAAGGCGGCATAGAGCTCATGCTCGAGGACTCCCAGCGATGGTTCTTGGCCACGACGGAAGGTGACGGAATCAGGATAACTTCCGCCGAGAAGAACGTGCGACCGCTCATGGTTCGCGAACCGCCGCTTATTAAGTTTGATGAGTTCCAAAGAGTGGCGGGAGTCTATAACGAAGCCTTTTTCGGCGGAATCGGTGATCTTTCGGGAAGACTCGAGGCCCACAACTCAAGCCCGAACATGCGGTACCTCTTCATGTTGATTTACTATCTGATCTAGATAGCCTGGAGTATTAAGTAAATAAAAATCGCCCGCATTCGAGAAAATTACCTAGATCAGGCGCTTTGCTGAGCGGGGAACGGCTTAAGAATTTCTTCAGGCTAACTCAAAAAAGCAACTTGAGTTAGCCTGGATTGTCCCTCGCTTCTCACATAGCGATTAATAGTAATTTCTCCATGGAACTTATAAAAAAACGCTAAAACGGCTCTCTCAGGTCCGGTAGGCAGGAATTTGGCTCCGGCGGCAGGGCTCGAACCTGCGACCCGATGATTAACAGTCATCTGCTCTGCCAACTGAGCTACGCCGGAACTGTAGAAAATAGAAAAAAGCCAAAGAATAGTTAATTTTATATAGATAAGAAAAACAGTCAACAAATCTAATACCGAGCAAAAATGGCCGGAAAAAAAGAAAAAGAAAAGAAGCCGGAAGAAGTGAGTTCATCTCTTCCCGCACTTTCAAACTCTCTGCAAAGCTATCTGGCACAGATCAGGGACTACCCTGTTTTGAGCAGGGAAGAAGAATACGAACTCGCGATGAGGCACAGGGAAACGGGCGATCTTGAGGCCGCCAGAAAACTGATTGTATCAAACCTGAAGTTCGTCGTGCGTATTGCAAACGAATACAAAAACTACAACGTAAACACCTTGGATCTTATCCAGGAAGGCAACATAGGACTCATGAAGGCCGTAAGAGGCTTTGACCCTACAAAGGGATACAGACTCATCTCATACGCGGTCTGGTGGATAAGAGCATACATACAGAACCACATAATGAAGAGTTGGAGCCTAGTAAAAGTCGGGACGAACCAGTCGCAAAGAAAGCTCTTCTACAAACTCAGGTCAACGAAAAACAAAATCGAATCCACAGGAGCCGAGATGGGGGAGGATATTTACTCCGAGATAGCCAAGGAACTTGACGTGCCGGACAGCCAGGTAATCGAGATGGACCGGATAATGTCTGGAAAAGACCTGTCTCTTGACGCAAACATAGAAGGCAGCACGGAACGCACCTACGTTGACATGCTGGGGGACACGTTTGATCAGGAGCAGTTCCTCGAAGACTCCCAGACCCGCCCGCTTGTGGCCAAGAAGATAAAAGAAGCCCTGGCGAACCTAAAAGACAGGGAAAGATACATTATCGAAAGACGGGTTCTCACCGATTCTCCCGAAACTCTCGAGAAGCTTTCCCGCAAATTCGGCATCTCAAGAGAACGTGTAAGACAGATAGAAAAAAACGCTCTTAACAAGATCAGGAAGGAATTCCAGAAAGAGCATTTTCACGTATAGAATTCCCGGGACAAGCGGAAGACCGAAAGGA from Candidatus Dadabacteria bacterium harbors:
- a CDS encoding serine hydroxymethyltransferase, with product MSHLRTVDEQIAEVIRMETQRQEWKLEMIASENYVSDAVMEAMGSVLTNKYAEGLPGRRYYGGCEFVDVAEDLARERALELFGADAVNVQPHSGAQANMAVFFAALKPGETVLGMRLDHGGHLTHGHPVNFSGRLYNVVAYGVSKETGTIDYDEVRKLALEHSPGLIIAGWSAYPRDVDYAKFRSIADECGALLLADIAHPAGLVVAGLHSDPVPHCDFVTTTTHKTLRGPRGGMVMMKEEHAKTVNSRVFPGTQGGPLMHVIAAKAVAFKEALTPEFLEYQRQIVKNAQRLGENLLNAGLKLVSGGTDNHLVLVDLTETEFTGQVVEQTLEKAGITVNKNTIPFDPRPPMVTSGVRIGTPAITTRGMKEPEIDAISGFIMEAFNNHENEKVLGRIKEDVKELCLRFPVYGHRLGG
- the rpoH gene encoding RNA polymerase sigma factor RpoH; this encodes MAGKKEKEKKPEEVSSSLPALSNSLQSYLAQIRDYPVLSREEEYELAMRHRETGDLEAARKLIVSNLKFVVRIANEYKNYNVNTLDLIQEGNIGLMKAVRGFDPTKGYRLISYAVWWIRAYIQNHIMKSWSLVKVGTNQSQRKLFYKLRSTKNKIESTGAEMGEDIYSEIAKELDVPDSQVIEMDRIMSGKDLSLDANIEGSTERTYVDMLGDTFDQEQFLEDSQTRPLVAKKIKEALANLKDRERYIIERRVLTDSPETLEKLSRKFGISRERVRQIEKNALNKIRKEFQKEHFHV
- the nrdR gene encoding transcriptional regulator NrdR; protein product: MKCPFCKSDDTRVVDSREGKDGFSVRRRRECNDCQERFTTYERIHHAEVMVVKKDGRRQEFDRNKIIAGMRKACEKRPVSTEVIEDFVSGFEKELLERGEREISSEEIGKKLIDKLYDIDQVAYVRFASVYRSFKDVNEFLDEVTGLLKEKK
- a CDS encoding TatD family hydrolase; this encodes MLVDSHAHLLSIEDPVGAVSKAAAEGVGKIISIGTGIESSLATIELSRKYRGVYVSVGIHPHSASSFNEEVMREFEGMAEDPKVVAIGETGLDYHYMNSPREDQIRSFEAHMELARRRNLPFVVHVRDAEEELLSMLREADLGPMPGVIHCFSGDYETAKKYLDLGFFISFSGIVTFKRAEEVRDAAARIPIERLLYETDSPYLAPVPQRGKPNEPCNVVYVAKLISKLRGLSLEEFTQIVFENVTELFPKVSKDKDGLI
- the uvrA gene encoding excinuclease ABC subunit UvrA translates to MSKTAKRNGYIEIKGARENNLKNIDVLIPQNRFTVVTGLSGSGKSSLVLDTVYKEGLRRYIDCLSTYARQFIEKVERPAMDDIEGLPTPIAIESRNNVINSRSTVGTTTEIYDYTRLLFAKIGKTRCPECGEEVMEHSPQSLTRLLLEKFPGERAVICFETEEGADLSQYMKKGYSRTYRSGKTRDMEKSLEDPDAKTQVVTARTVIGERSKSRITEALEAAFSESSRALVHIVLGQSLRFSRELRCDLCDIGFEKPTPNTFSFNSPYGACERCSGFGRNLEIDPELLVPDPALSLAEGAIDPFTKTSYRKQMRKLLAFAEDAGIDTEKPFSELSTREKDLVLNGDEYYYGVKGYFKRLERKNYKTHIRVFLSRYRSAFTCEDCGGSRLKEKALNVRIEGENIFHLSEMSVKDLKSWFDRLTLSAYELEIAADIIKEINSRLDFLIHVGLDYLTLSRLTRTLSGGEAQRINFACQMSSRLTETLYILDEPSIGLHARDMSRLNSLIRELRGRNNTIILIEHDLDTVKSADYIVELGPRAGDGGGEVVYQGTLKSFLRSAKNSTTKKYLANEKKIEVPGSRRETTGNSINVIGASENNLKNINVRFPLGTLSCVTGVSGSGKSSLVNDILHNALLRKFRRKAERVGKHERIEGAEYIDDVIILDQASIGRTSRSNPVTYIKVYDDIRKILAGHYQAKLRKLTPSHFSFNVRGGRCEKCMGEGSHRVEMHFLADVMVTCEECGGKRFGKEVLAYRYKGKNIDDILNLTVDQAMGFFSGNPAVTRKLKVLKDVGCGYLRLGQPATTLSGGEAQRIKIARELSKKEKNNILYILDEPTVGLHIDDIGKLLDVLNRLVDAGNSVIVIEHNLEMIKCADYVVDLGPEGGDNGGRIVASGTPEQVASVENSYTGEHLRPLLG